ATACTCATTGCAATATTCATGATTGAGAGCAGCATCGAGAACAGCAATTCACTAACACCTCCGGCTTACATTCACGTGAAACGACATCCGGGATAGAGCTTTAATTAACTTATCAGAGATATAAAAGGTCATCATCCCGCGCAGGCCAGCAGCGTTCTTTTAACCAGCGTCCTGGCAACCGCCACCATGTATTTATTATGTTCGAGCGGCTTGGCTGCGGATACAGCGGCCTGGCCCGCTTCTTCAGCCAGCGCTTCATCTATTTTCTTGCCGATAACCACCTGCTCCGCCTGGACCGCCCTGTAGGGTATGACGTGAACGGCGTTGAGGCAGATCC
The nucleotide sequence above comes from Dehalococcoidia bacterium. Encoded proteins:
- a CDS encoding molybdopterin dehydrogenase is translated as ICLNAVHVIPYRAVQAEQVVIGKKIDEALAEEAGQAAVSAAKPLEHNKYMVAVARTLVKRTLLACAG